A region of Vanessa tameamea isolate UH-Manoa-2023 chromosome 21, ilVanTame1 primary haplotype, whole genome shotgun sequence DNA encodes the following proteins:
- the LOC113395470 gene encoding calcium release-activated calcium channel protein 1-like isoform X2 — translation MKKISEASFVTSVEEASRIDQCTQTPPCGKSKPRSLLRYNTTDHLYERHRPYRLKDYRPKSLGVCESYQCLGKPPSYDSGSQAKVKVTAADSPAISVTPPHSLEYDCPKGIITPNGSVTPTGMLTNKSNTTVLLSPSYLQSPCQCNQSIRSTSEIALAMPVTGFNEEAPGPASPDGLSWRRLHMSRAKLKATATTSELLSGFAMVAMVELQINEPTNVPEWLFVMFAVCTTVLVAVHIFALMISTYLLPNIDAVSKMDNSPGAPARALRDSPHERMRGFIELAWAFSTVLGLFLFLVEIAILCWVKFWDYSFAAATAATVIVIPVLIVFVAFAIHFYHSLVVQKCETSVQDIKQLENMKRDLDTATVKVNMYQ, via the exons ATGAAAAAG ATATCCGAAGCCAGCTTCGTAACAAGCGTAGAAGAAGCGTCTCGGATAGATCAATGTACTCAGACTCCGCCGTGTGGGAAGTCAAAGCCGCGCTCATTACTACGATACAACACTACCGACCACTTGTACGAGAGACATCGGCCTTACAGACTGAAGGACTACAGACCGAAGAGTTTGGGCGTCTGCGAGTCCTATCAATGTCTCGGAAAGCCGCCGAGCTATGACAGTGGAAGTCAGGCAAA AGTCAAGGTGACGGCAGCGGACAGTCCCGCTATATCAGTGACCCCGCCTCACAGCTTGGAGTACGATTGTCCGAAGGGTATCATCACTCCAAACGGGAGTGTCACCCCAACCGGTATGTTGACTAACAAGTCCAACACCACGGTGCTGTTAAGCCCGAGCTACTTGCAAAGTCCTTGCCAATGTAACCAATCGATTAGG AGTACAAGCGAAATAGCACTAGCCATGCCAGTCACTGGATTTAACGAAGAGGCTCCCGGCCCCGCGTCACCAGATGGCTTATCCTGGAGAAGATTACACATGTCCAGAGCCAAACTCAAAGCCACTGCTACCACCTCCGAATTATTATCAG GTTTCGCAATGGTAGCGATGGTGGAACTCCAAATCAACGAGCCAACGAACGTTCCAGAATGGCTATTCGTCATGTTCGCCGTTTGCACCACCGTTTTAGTAGCAGTTCATATATTCGCCCTTATGATATCCACGTACCTGCTGCCAAATATAGATGCTGTCAGCAAGATGGACAACTCGCCCGGGGCGCCGGCGCGCGCCTTGCGGGACTCCCCCCACGAGAGGATGAGAGGCTTCATCGAACTAGCTTGGGCCTTCAGTACTGTCTTAG gTTTATTTCTATTCTTAGTAGAAATAGCTATTCTCTGTTGGGTAAAGTTTTGGGACTACTCCTTTGCTGCGGCAACTGCAGCCACCGTTATTGTTATTCCAG tatTAATTGTCTTCGTTGCATTTGCGATTCATTTCTACCACTCCTTGGTAGTGCAGAAGTGTGAGACATCAGTTCAAGACATCAAGCAACTTGAAAATATGAAAAGGGATCTAGACACCGCAACTGTTAAAGTTAATATGTACCAATGA
- the LOC113395470 gene encoding calcium release-activated calcium channel protein 1-like isoform X1, whose translation MMLIFYLAKMLEIPDNISEASFVTSVEEASRIDQCTQTPPCGKSKPRSLLRYNTTDHLYERHRPYRLKDYRPKSLGVCESYQCLGKPPSYDSGSQAKVKVTAADSPAISVTPPHSLEYDCPKGIITPNGSVTPTGMLTNKSNTTVLLSPSYLQSPCQCNQSIRSTSEIALAMPVTGFNEEAPGPASPDGLSWRRLHMSRAKLKATATTSELLSGFAMVAMVELQINEPTNVPEWLFVMFAVCTTVLVAVHIFALMISTYLLPNIDAVSKMDNSPGAPARALRDSPHERMRGFIELAWAFSTVLGLFLFLVEIAILCWVKFWDYSFAAATAATVIVIPVLIVFVAFAIHFYHSLVVQKCETSVQDIKQLENMKRDLDTATVKVNMYQ comes from the exons ATGATGCTAATATTTTACTTGGCAAAAATGTTGGAAATACCAGACAAT ATATCCGAAGCCAGCTTCGTAACAAGCGTAGAAGAAGCGTCTCGGATAGATCAATGTACTCAGACTCCGCCGTGTGGGAAGTCAAAGCCGCGCTCATTACTACGATACAACACTACCGACCACTTGTACGAGAGACATCGGCCTTACAGACTGAAGGACTACAGACCGAAGAGTTTGGGCGTCTGCGAGTCCTATCAATGTCTCGGAAAGCCGCCGAGCTATGACAGTGGAAGTCAGGCAAA AGTCAAGGTGACGGCAGCGGACAGTCCCGCTATATCAGTGACCCCGCCTCACAGCTTGGAGTACGATTGTCCGAAGGGTATCATCACTCCAAACGGGAGTGTCACCCCAACCGGTATGTTGACTAACAAGTCCAACACCACGGTGCTGTTAAGCCCGAGCTACTTGCAAAGTCCTTGCCAATGTAACCAATCGATTAGG AGTACAAGCGAAATAGCACTAGCCATGCCAGTCACTGGATTTAACGAAGAGGCTCCCGGCCCCGCGTCACCAGATGGCTTATCCTGGAGAAGATTACACATGTCCAGAGCCAAACTCAAAGCCACTGCTACCACCTCCGAATTATTATCAG GTTTCGCAATGGTAGCGATGGTGGAACTCCAAATCAACGAGCCAACGAACGTTCCAGAATGGCTATTCGTCATGTTCGCCGTTTGCACCACCGTTTTAGTAGCAGTTCATATATTCGCCCTTATGATATCCACGTACCTGCTGCCAAATATAGATGCTGTCAGCAAGATGGACAACTCGCCCGGGGCGCCGGCGCGCGCCTTGCGGGACTCCCCCCACGAGAGGATGAGAGGCTTCATCGAACTAGCTTGGGCCTTCAGTACTGTCTTAG gTTTATTTCTATTCTTAGTAGAAATAGCTATTCTCTGTTGGGTAAAGTTTTGGGACTACTCCTTTGCTGCGGCAACTGCAGCCACCGTTATTGTTATTCCAG tatTAATTGTCTTCGTTGCATTTGCGATTCATTTCTACCACTCCTTGGTAGTGCAGAAGTGTGAGACATCAGTTCAAGACATCAAGCAACTTGAAAATATGAAAAGGGATCTAGACACCGCAACTGTTAAAGTTAATATGTACCAATGA